A stretch of Chionomys nivalis chromosome 2, mChiNiv1.1, whole genome shotgun sequence DNA encodes these proteins:
- the Plekhg2 gene encoding pleckstrin homology domain-containing family G member 2 isoform X3, whose protein sequence is MPEGARGLSPSKPSLRLGCGHQGEACDCAAVSDTPTAAPAAPTMASPRGSGSSTSLSTVGSEGDPSPTCSASRPEPLPEPPIRLHLLPVGIQDSVKPSRLERVAKEIVETERAYVRDLRSIVEDYLGPLMDGRALGLSMEQVGTLFANIEDIYEFSSELLEDLESSNSAGGIAECFVQRSEDFDIYTLYCMNYPSSLALLRELSLSPPATLWLQERQAQLRHSLPLQSFLLKPVQRILKYHLLLQELGKHWAEGPDTGGRETVEEAIVSMTAVAWYINDMKRKQEHAARLQEVQRRLGGWTGPELSAFGELVLEGTFRGGGGGGPRLRGGERLLFLFSRMLLVAKRRGPEYTYKGHIFCCNLSVTETPRDPLGFKVSDLTIPKHRHLLQAKNQEEKRLWIHCLQRLFFENHPASIPAKAKQVLLENSLHCAPKSKSIPEPPKSPLDSPRPRDSRSFTPGRRNPAPSPGLSGSRRGRRKSEKPQVKHAGSEGELHPPPELQPPMSVSGPPEDLEDAGPPTLEPSGTSITEEILELLNQRGLRDPGPATHDIPNFPRDSRVPVESEPLPFPALPSRESSEEEEEEELEADEREPSPLHVLEGLEGSSPAEIPCMPSLTKIPSDTPSLPEIPEVPCLPSLPDIPGVFEMPCLSSMSSVPDIPSLASTPSFPCGSWLPGPLQETESSPGRLGEPPSESRVGQEEDAEGVSFPAVQTQGGTQVQGFPEELEYRSCSEIRSAWQALEQGQLARPGFPEPLLILEDSDLSGGGTSGKAGMPHSERSASRVRELARLYSERIQQMQRAETRASTNAPRRRPRVLAQPQPSPCPPQEEAEPGPLPAFGHVLVCELAFPLNCAQESVPLGPAALVQAATPLSEQGAHLNGQNLNVSDFPKQDHLGSCIPPIPLPGQSNFESIQVPPTSPLPKQEEPPDVQVPAASTLPDQGQVPAATPSTEHRNYMEIQVPSTSTCLPGQECHTELQMQTTVALPNQGACASVILATPLLPKQEGHEDSQHSDSAPGTQQREVSIDQGPVAVSGRAISPLPMYTSSPDHQIPVTMSRPLSPDLPDFEGPGALPLPAQEGHPDCCIPCSPLPSLSQDTEMPAAIPMSQPQVLTGIRAEAPLLFPKQEGAPDFLGPEFSLTDPPPPGLSPPLGQQNPTDGHVSAVTHFTEQGCSQDLQGLVTTPVQTTVELSNPRGHLVSPIAKSESSDSTPLQSPSLSTRQLLGPSAAALSRYLAASYISQSLARRQGPGGDSLVASQGHWSSSAPTSRAPSPPLQPQPPAPPARRLSYATTVSIQALQLQIARTSGFLPTGQPAYCYSPAQKGVMWPVPGVPVAPDAEAGGPEVSLGNTSNVFS, encoded by the exons ATGCCCGAGGGAGCCCGGGGACTCAGCCCGTCCAAACCCAGCCTAAGGCTCGGGTGTGGCCACCAAGGTGAAGCTTGCGACTGCGCAGCTGTGAGCGATACTCCGACAG CAGCCCCGGCAGCCCCCACCATGGCTTCCCCGAGGGGTTCCGGCAGCTCCACCTCCCTGAGCACTGTGGGCTCTGAGGGGGACCCATCACCAACCTGCTCAGCCTCCAGGCCAGAGCCCTTGCCAGAGCCCCCCATACGCCTGCACCTGTTGCCCGTGGGAATCCAGGACTCGGTGAAACCCTCAAGGCTGGAGCGAGTGGCCAAGGAGATCGTGGAGACAGAAAGGGCATATGTCCGGGACCTTCGCAGCATTGTGGAG GACTACCTGGGTCCCCTGATGGACGGCAGGGCCCTGGGGCTGAGCATGGAGCAGGTGGGCACGCTGTTTGCCAACATCGAGGACATCTATGAGTTTAGCAG tgaGCTGTTGGAGGACTTGGAGAGCAGCAACAGTGCAGGGGGCATCGCGGAGTGCTTTGTGCAAAGG AGCGAGGATTTTGACATCTACACATTGTACTGCATGAACTACCCGAG CTCCCTGGCCCTTCTCCGAGAGCTGTCGCTGTCTCCGCCAGCCACTCTGTGGCTGCAGGAACGTCAGGCCCAGCTCCGTCACTCCCTGCCTCTGCAGAGCTTCTTGCTGAAGCCTGTTCAGCGCATCCTGAAGTACCATCTGTTGCTGCAG GAACTGGGCAAACACTGGGCAGAGGGCCCGGACACCGGAGGGCGAGAGACGGTAGAGGAAGCTATTGTGTCCATGACCGCAGTGGCCTGGTACATCAATGACATGAAGCGCAAGCAGGAGCATGCAGCACGCCTTCAG GAAGTACAGCGGCGACTAGGTGGCTGGACTGGCCCTGAGCTCAGTGCCTTTGGAGAACTGGTGCTGGAAGGCACCTTCCGTGGAGGCGGCGGGGGAGGCCCTCGGCTGCGAGGGGGTGAACGCTTGCTCTTCCTGTTCTCCCGGATGCTGCTTGTGGCCAAACGACGGGGGCCTGAATACACCTACAAGGGCCACATTTTT TGCTGTAACCTGAGTGTCACTGAGACGCCTCGGGACCCCTTAGGATTTAAGGTGTCGGATCTGACCATCCCCAAGCACAGACACCTGCTCCAG GCCAAGAACCAAGAAGAGAAACGGCTATGGATCCACTGTCTCCAGCGCCTCTTCTTTGAGAATCACCCGGCTTCCATCCCTGCCAAG GCAAAGCAAGTTCTTTTGGAGAACAGCCTGCACT GTGCTCCAAAGAGTAAATCTATCCCAGAGCCCCCAAAGTCCCCCCTGGACTCTCCCCGCCCTCGGGACTCTCGAAGTTTCACCCCTGGCAGAAGAAACCCAG CTCCGTCTCCGGGACTCTCCGGCAGTCGTCGTGGCCGCAGGAAGTCTG AGAAGCCTCAAGTCAAG CATGCTGGCAGTGAAGGGGAGCTCCATCCCCCACCTGAGTTGCAGCCACCCATGTCTGTTTCTGGTCCCCCTGAAGACCTGGAAGATGCTGGGCCTCCCACATTGGAGCCATCAGGGacctccatcactgaggaaattcTAGAGTTGCTTAACCAGAGAGGCCTCAGGGACCCAGGG CCAGCCACCCACGACATTCCCAACTTCCCCAGAGACTCCAGGGTGCCAGTTGAAAGCGAACCCCTCCCGTTCCCAGCCTTGCCCAGCCGAGAGTcttcagaagaggaggaggaggaagagctggaGGCGGATGAACGGGAGCCATCCCCACTCCATGTCTTAGAGGGGCTGGAAGGTTCCAGTCCAGCTGAAATTCCCTGCATGCCCAGCCTTACCAAGATTCCCAGCGACACGCCCAGCCTTCCAGAAATTCCCGAGGTTCCCTGCCTTCCGAGCCTCCCTGACATCCCTGGTGTTTTTGAGATGCCATGCCTTTCATCCATGTCCAGTGTCCCCGACATTCCCAGCTTGGCCAGCACCCCCTCCTTCCCCTGTGGCTCCTGGCTCCCTGGACCCCTGCAGGAGACTGAGAGCAGTCCGGGAAGGCTGGGCGAGCCACCCTCAGAAAGCAGAGTGGGGCAGGAGGAAGACGCAGAAGGCGTGTCATTTCCAGCTGTGCAGACCCAGGGTGGCACCCAGGTCCAAGGATTCCCGGAGGAACTGGAATATCGCTCTTGTTCAGAAATCCGAAGCGCCTGGCAAGCGCTGGAGCAGGGGCAGCTGGCCCGGCCTGGCTTCCCAGAACCGCTGCTGATCCTGGAGGACTCTGATCTCAGTGGAGGCGGCACCAGCGGGAAGGCAGGAATGCCACACTCCGAGCGCTCAGCGTCCAGGGTGCGAGAGCTGGCTCGGCTCTACAGTGAGCGGATTCAGCAGATGCAGCGAGCCGAGACGAGGGCATCCACGAATGCACCCCGCCGCCGACCTCGAGTCCTGGCCCAACCCCAGCCATCCCCCTGCCCACCCCAGGAGGAGGCTGAGCCAG GGCCCCTGCCTGCTTTTGGACATGTGCTTGTATGTGAACTGGCCTTCCCACTGAACTGTGCCCAGGAGTCTGTGCCTCTGGGCCCTGCTGCTCTGGTTCAAGCTGCCACACCTTTGTCTGAGCAAGGAGCTCACCTGAATGGCCAGAATCTAAATGTTTCGGATTTTCCCAAACAAGACCATCTAGGCAGCTGCATTCCACCTATCCCTTTACCTGGGCAAAGCAACTTCGAGAGCATCCAGGTCCCACCCACATCCCCTTTGCCCAAGCAAGAAGAGCCTCCAGATGTCCAGGTACCTGCTGCCTCCACTTTGCCTGATCAGGGTCAGGTTCCAGCTGCCACTCCTTCAACGGAGCATAGAAACTATATGGAAATCCAGGTGCCGTCCACCAGTACCTGCCTTCCTGGGCAAGAATGTCACACAGAACTCCAAATGCAAACCACTGTGGCATTGCCTAACCAGGGAGCTTGTGCTAGCGTCATTTTAGCCACCCCCCTCTTGCCCAAGCAAGAAGGTCATGAAGACAGCCAACACTCAGACAGTGCCCCAGGAACCCAGCAGAGAGAGGTCAGCATTGATCAGGGCCCAGTTGCCGTCAGTGGCCGAGCTATCAGCCCTTTACCAATGTACACAAGCAGCCCTGACCATCAGATCCCAGTCACCATGTCCCGGCCATTGTCACCGGACCTCCCAGACTTCGAGGGTCCTGGCGCCTTACCTCTCCCGGCACAGGAAGGTCATCCGGACTGCTGCATCCCATGCAGCCCGCTGCCGTCTTTGTCCCAAGACACTGAGATGCCAGCTGCCATACCCATGTCCCAGCCCCAAGTCCTTACAGGCATCAGGGCCGAAGCTCCCTTGTTGTTCCCCAAGCAGGAGGGAGCTCCAGATTTTCTGGGTCCAGAGTTCAGCCTCACAgacccaccaccacctggactgTCACCTCCACTGGGCCAGCAGAACCCCACAGATGGCCATGTTTCAGCTGTCACACACTTCACCGAACAAGGATGCTCTCAGGACCTTCAAGGCCTAGTAACCACCCCGGTTCAGACCACCGTGGAGTTATCTAACCCAAGAGGCCATTTGGTCTCTCCCATTGCCAAGTCAGAGTCTTCAGACTCGACCCCACTGCAAAGCCCCTCACTCTCCACTCGCCAGCTCCTGGGCCCCAGTGCAGCTGCCCTCTCAAGGTACCTGGCAGCTTCATACATCAGCCAGAGCCTGGCTCGGCGTCAGGGACCTGGCGGAGACAGCCTGGTAGCCTCCCAGGGTCACTGGTCCTCCTCTGCCCCCACATCACGGGCACCTTCACCACCACTTcaaccccagcccccagcccctccAGCCAGGAGGCTCAGCTACGCCACCACAGTTAGTATCCAG GCATTGCAGCTCCAGATTGCCAGGACTTCAGGATTCTTGCCCACCGGTCAGCCTGCTTACTGCTACAGTCCGGCTCAAAAAGGGGTTATGTGGCCAGTACCTGGAGTCCCAGTTGCtccagatgctgaggcaggaggacccgaGGTCAGCCTTGGCAACACATCAAATGTCTTTTCTTAA
- the Plekhg2 gene encoding pleckstrin homology domain-containing family G member 2 isoform X2 has protein sequence MPEGARGLSPSKPSLRLGCGHQGEACDCAAVSDTPTAPAAPTMASPRGSGSSTSLSTVGSEGDPSPTCSASRPEPLPEPPIRLHLLPVGIQDSVKPSRLERVAKEIVETERAYVRDLRSIVEDYLGPLMDGRALGLSMEQVGTLFANIEDIYEFSSELLEDLESSNSAGGIAECFVQRSEDFDIYTLYCMNYPSSLALLRELSLSPPATLWLQERQAQLRHSLPLQSFLLKPVQRILKYHLLLQELGKHWAEGPDTGGRETVEEAIVSMTAVAWYINDMKRKQEHAARLQEVQRRLGGWTGPELSAFGELVLEGTFRGGGGGGPRLRGGERLLFLFSRMLLVAKRRGPEYTYKGHIFCCNLSVTETPRDPLGFKVSDLTIPKHRHLLQAKNQEEKRLWIHCLQRLFFENHPASIPAKAKQVLLENSLHCAPKSKSIPEPPKSPLDSPRPRDSRSFTPGRRNPAPSPGLSGSRRGRRKSEPAKESYVILPQNEKPQVKHAGSEGELHPPPELQPPMSVSGPPEDLEDAGPPTLEPSGTSITEEILELLNQRGLRDPGPATHDIPNFPRDSRVPVESEPLPFPALPSRESSEEEEEEELEADEREPSPLHVLEGLEGSSPAEIPCMPSLTKIPSDTPSLPEIPEVPCLPSLPDIPGVFEMPCLSSMSSVPDIPSLASTPSFPCGSWLPGPLQETESSPGRLGEPPSESRVGQEEDAEGVSFPAVQTQGGTQVQGFPEELEYRSCSEIRSAWQALEQGQLARPGFPEPLLILEDSDLSGGGTSGKAGMPHSERSASRVRELARLYSERIQQMQRAETRASTNAPRRRPRVLAQPQPSPCPPQEEAEPGPLPAFGHVLVCELAFPLNCAQESVPLGPAALVQAATPLSEQGAHLNGQNLNVSDFPKQDHLGSCIPPIPLPGQSNFESIQVPPTSPLPKQEEPPDVQVPAASTLPDQGQVPAATPSTEHRNYMEIQVPSTSTCLPGQECHTELQMQTTVALPNQGACASVILATPLLPKQEGHEDSQHSDSAPGTQQREVSIDQGPVAVSGRAISPLPMYTSSPDHQIPVTMSRPLSPDLPDFEGPGALPLPAQEGHPDCCIPCSPLPSLSQDTEMPAAIPMSQPQVLTGIRAEAPLLFPKQEGAPDFLGPEFSLTDPPPPGLSPPLGQQNPTDGHVSAVTHFTEQGCSQDLQGLVTTPVQTTVELSNPRGHLVSPIAKSESSDSTPLQSPSLSTRQLLGPSAAALSRYLAASYISQSLARRQGPGGDSLVASQGHWSSSAPTSRAPSPPLQPQPPAPPARRLSYATTVSIQALQLQIARTSGFLPTGQPAYCYSPAQKGVMWPVPGVPVAPDAEAGGPEVSLGNTSNVFS, from the exons ATGCCCGAGGGAGCCCGGGGACTCAGCCCGTCCAAACCCAGCCTAAGGCTCGGGTGTGGCCACCAAGGTGAAGCTTGCGACTGCGCAGCTGTGAGCGATACTCCGACAG CCCCGGCAGCCCCCACCATGGCTTCCCCGAGGGGTTCCGGCAGCTCCACCTCCCTGAGCACTGTGGGCTCTGAGGGGGACCCATCACCAACCTGCTCAGCCTCCAGGCCAGAGCCCTTGCCAGAGCCCCCCATACGCCTGCACCTGTTGCCCGTGGGAATCCAGGACTCGGTGAAACCCTCAAGGCTGGAGCGAGTGGCCAAGGAGATCGTGGAGACAGAAAGGGCATATGTCCGGGACCTTCGCAGCATTGTGGAG GACTACCTGGGTCCCCTGATGGACGGCAGGGCCCTGGGGCTGAGCATGGAGCAGGTGGGCACGCTGTTTGCCAACATCGAGGACATCTATGAGTTTAGCAG tgaGCTGTTGGAGGACTTGGAGAGCAGCAACAGTGCAGGGGGCATCGCGGAGTGCTTTGTGCAAAGG AGCGAGGATTTTGACATCTACACATTGTACTGCATGAACTACCCGAG CTCCCTGGCCCTTCTCCGAGAGCTGTCGCTGTCTCCGCCAGCCACTCTGTGGCTGCAGGAACGTCAGGCCCAGCTCCGTCACTCCCTGCCTCTGCAGAGCTTCTTGCTGAAGCCTGTTCAGCGCATCCTGAAGTACCATCTGTTGCTGCAG GAACTGGGCAAACACTGGGCAGAGGGCCCGGACACCGGAGGGCGAGAGACGGTAGAGGAAGCTATTGTGTCCATGACCGCAGTGGCCTGGTACATCAATGACATGAAGCGCAAGCAGGAGCATGCAGCACGCCTTCAG GAAGTACAGCGGCGACTAGGTGGCTGGACTGGCCCTGAGCTCAGTGCCTTTGGAGAACTGGTGCTGGAAGGCACCTTCCGTGGAGGCGGCGGGGGAGGCCCTCGGCTGCGAGGGGGTGAACGCTTGCTCTTCCTGTTCTCCCGGATGCTGCTTGTGGCCAAACGACGGGGGCCTGAATACACCTACAAGGGCCACATTTTT TGCTGTAACCTGAGTGTCACTGAGACGCCTCGGGACCCCTTAGGATTTAAGGTGTCGGATCTGACCATCCCCAAGCACAGACACCTGCTCCAG GCCAAGAACCAAGAAGAGAAACGGCTATGGATCCACTGTCTCCAGCGCCTCTTCTTTGAGAATCACCCGGCTTCCATCCCTGCCAAG GCAAAGCAAGTTCTTTTGGAGAACAGCCTGCACT GTGCTCCAAAGAGTAAATCTATCCCAGAGCCCCCAAAGTCCCCCCTGGACTCTCCCCGCCCTCGGGACTCTCGAAGTTTCACCCCTGGCAGAAGAAACCCAG CTCCGTCTCCGGGACTCTCCGGCAGTCGTCGTGGCCGCAGGAAGTCTG AGCCAGCAAAGGAATCTTATGTCATTCTTCCCCAGAACG AGAAGCCTCAAGTCAAG CATGCTGGCAGTGAAGGGGAGCTCCATCCCCCACCTGAGTTGCAGCCACCCATGTCTGTTTCTGGTCCCCCTGAAGACCTGGAAGATGCTGGGCCTCCCACATTGGAGCCATCAGGGacctccatcactgaggaaattcTAGAGTTGCTTAACCAGAGAGGCCTCAGGGACCCAGGG CCAGCCACCCACGACATTCCCAACTTCCCCAGAGACTCCAGGGTGCCAGTTGAAAGCGAACCCCTCCCGTTCCCAGCCTTGCCCAGCCGAGAGTcttcagaagaggaggaggaggaagagctggaGGCGGATGAACGGGAGCCATCCCCACTCCATGTCTTAGAGGGGCTGGAAGGTTCCAGTCCAGCTGAAATTCCCTGCATGCCCAGCCTTACCAAGATTCCCAGCGACACGCCCAGCCTTCCAGAAATTCCCGAGGTTCCCTGCCTTCCGAGCCTCCCTGACATCCCTGGTGTTTTTGAGATGCCATGCCTTTCATCCATGTCCAGTGTCCCCGACATTCCCAGCTTGGCCAGCACCCCCTCCTTCCCCTGTGGCTCCTGGCTCCCTGGACCCCTGCAGGAGACTGAGAGCAGTCCGGGAAGGCTGGGCGAGCCACCCTCAGAAAGCAGAGTGGGGCAGGAGGAAGACGCAGAAGGCGTGTCATTTCCAGCTGTGCAGACCCAGGGTGGCACCCAGGTCCAAGGATTCCCGGAGGAACTGGAATATCGCTCTTGTTCAGAAATCCGAAGCGCCTGGCAAGCGCTGGAGCAGGGGCAGCTGGCCCGGCCTGGCTTCCCAGAACCGCTGCTGATCCTGGAGGACTCTGATCTCAGTGGAGGCGGCACCAGCGGGAAGGCAGGAATGCCACACTCCGAGCGCTCAGCGTCCAGGGTGCGAGAGCTGGCTCGGCTCTACAGTGAGCGGATTCAGCAGATGCAGCGAGCCGAGACGAGGGCATCCACGAATGCACCCCGCCGCCGACCTCGAGTCCTGGCCCAACCCCAGCCATCCCCCTGCCCACCCCAGGAGGAGGCTGAGCCAG GGCCCCTGCCTGCTTTTGGACATGTGCTTGTATGTGAACTGGCCTTCCCACTGAACTGTGCCCAGGAGTCTGTGCCTCTGGGCCCTGCTGCTCTGGTTCAAGCTGCCACACCTTTGTCTGAGCAAGGAGCTCACCTGAATGGCCAGAATCTAAATGTTTCGGATTTTCCCAAACAAGACCATCTAGGCAGCTGCATTCCACCTATCCCTTTACCTGGGCAAAGCAACTTCGAGAGCATCCAGGTCCCACCCACATCCCCTTTGCCCAAGCAAGAAGAGCCTCCAGATGTCCAGGTACCTGCTGCCTCCACTTTGCCTGATCAGGGTCAGGTTCCAGCTGCCACTCCTTCAACGGAGCATAGAAACTATATGGAAATCCAGGTGCCGTCCACCAGTACCTGCCTTCCTGGGCAAGAATGTCACACAGAACTCCAAATGCAAACCACTGTGGCATTGCCTAACCAGGGAGCTTGTGCTAGCGTCATTTTAGCCACCCCCCTCTTGCCCAAGCAAGAAGGTCATGAAGACAGCCAACACTCAGACAGTGCCCCAGGAACCCAGCAGAGAGAGGTCAGCATTGATCAGGGCCCAGTTGCCGTCAGTGGCCGAGCTATCAGCCCTTTACCAATGTACACAAGCAGCCCTGACCATCAGATCCCAGTCACCATGTCCCGGCCATTGTCACCGGACCTCCCAGACTTCGAGGGTCCTGGCGCCTTACCTCTCCCGGCACAGGAAGGTCATCCGGACTGCTGCATCCCATGCAGCCCGCTGCCGTCTTTGTCCCAAGACACTGAGATGCCAGCTGCCATACCCATGTCCCAGCCCCAAGTCCTTACAGGCATCAGGGCCGAAGCTCCCTTGTTGTTCCCCAAGCAGGAGGGAGCTCCAGATTTTCTGGGTCCAGAGTTCAGCCTCACAgacccaccaccacctggactgTCACCTCCACTGGGCCAGCAGAACCCCACAGATGGCCATGTTTCAGCTGTCACACACTTCACCGAACAAGGATGCTCTCAGGACCTTCAAGGCCTAGTAACCACCCCGGTTCAGACCACCGTGGAGTTATCTAACCCAAGAGGCCATTTGGTCTCTCCCATTGCCAAGTCAGAGTCTTCAGACTCGACCCCACTGCAAAGCCCCTCACTCTCCACTCGCCAGCTCCTGGGCCCCAGTGCAGCTGCCCTCTCAAGGTACCTGGCAGCTTCATACATCAGCCAGAGCCTGGCTCGGCGTCAGGGACCTGGCGGAGACAGCCTGGTAGCCTCCCAGGGTCACTGGTCCTCCTCTGCCCCCACATCACGGGCACCTTCACCACCACTTcaaccccagcccccagcccctccAGCCAGGAGGCTCAGCTACGCCACCACAGTTAGTATCCAG GCATTGCAGCTCCAGATTGCCAGGACTTCAGGATTCTTGCCCACCGGTCAGCCTGCTTACTGCTACAGTCCGGCTCAAAAAGGGGTTATGTGGCCAGTACCTGGAGTCCCAGTTGCtccagatgctgaggcaggaggacccgaGGTCAGCCTTGGCAACACATCAAATGTCTTTTCTTAA